A genomic segment from Desulfonatronum lacustre DSM 10312 encodes:
- a CDS encoding P-loop NTPase fold protein: MSNTLKPGDVFVPGQFPIEESNAYADRGTPQKDTATALRRGYVPLVYGGYGVGKSSMVARVAKSFEHENKLVYVETVYAKSLDAIFKQVLEALGYEVTVQRTTQNNNKTTSSVGTEVEGGVFQVLKAKVKGGLSKSREDNQTIVNELVVTSPTESKIIDVCEENGILLIIDELHRADQSLTNDLSAFLKAYANKNCKKFKIALLGTENEASRLVISDPGTDRLLEEISLPPLSALEAEEIISTGFPRLEIAVSQEVKDDLVKYSVGSPFVLQFLCLEVSEASEEESKRPIRYEDIEVALKNYARRKAQRLIREYRAAIETSGDKRYRKQILLAMANSDDEYVTMEFLVEEISKSLGESVPATALSGPLRALKTEKYGSILRDVENPAGGGRLSNYSGFSDPAMKAIIRMVEASPVAIG, encoded by the coding sequence ATGAGTAATACCCTAAAACCTGGAGATGTATTTGTCCCAGGCCAATTCCCCATCGAAGAGTCGAATGCCTACGCAGACCGAGGGACTCCCCAAAAAGATACTGCGACGGCTCTAAGGCGGGGTTACGTGCCCTTGGTATATGGCGGATATGGCGTCGGTAAGTCGAGTATGGTAGCTCGTGTCGCTAAGAGCTTTGAACATGAAAACAAATTGGTTTATGTGGAAACAGTCTACGCGAAATCGCTTGATGCCATTTTTAAACAGGTTCTTGAAGCGCTTGGCTATGAAGTTACCGTCCAGCGTACGACGCAAAACAACAATAAGACAACATCTAGTGTAGGAACAGAGGTCGAAGGAGGAGTCTTCCAAGTTCTGAAAGCCAAAGTCAAAGGTGGATTGTCAAAAAGCAGAGAAGACAATCAAACAATCGTTAATGAATTAGTTGTCACATCACCTACGGAATCAAAAATAATAGATGTATGCGAAGAGAACGGTATTCTTCTGATTATAGATGAGTTGCATCGAGCTGATCAATCACTTACAAATGATCTAAGTGCCTTTTTAAAAGCATATGCAAATAAAAATTGTAAAAAATTTAAAATTGCATTATTGGGTACTGAGAATGAGGCATCTCGGCTTGTTATTAGTGATCCTGGCACAGATAGGTTGCTGGAAGAAATATCCCTTCCGCCTTTGAGCGCATTGGAGGCGGAAGAAATAATCTCAACTGGCTTTCCAAGGCTTGAAATAGCAGTTTCACAAGAAGTCAAAGATGATCTTGTTAAGTATTCAGTGGGCTCGCCTTTTGTATTGCAGTTTCTTTGCCTAGAGGTTTCAGAAGCTAGTGAAGAAGAATCAAAGCGACCGATTCGATATGAAGATATTGAAGTTGCTTTAAAAAATTATGCACGTCGAAAGGCTCAAAGATTAATTCGAGAATACCGCGCGGCTATAGAAACTAGTGGCGACAAGCGTTATCGAAAGCAGATACTGCTAGCCATGGCAAATAGTGATGATGAATATGTCACTATGGAGTTTCTTGTCGAGGAGATATCGAAGTCACTTGGTGAGAGCGTTCCCGCCACTGCTCTCTCTGGACCGTTAAGAGCACTTAAAACGGAAAAATATGGCTCAATCCTAAGAGATGTAGAGAATCCCGCTGGTGGTGGCAGGCTCTCTAACTATTCTGGATTTTCTGATCCAGCTATGAAGGCGATTATTAGGATGGTAGAAGCGTCACCTGTCGCAATTGGCTAA
- a CDS encoding UbiX family flavin prenyltransferase, with the protein MSQPARNRIVLAVTGASGMAYAETLAGYLQNFCELHLIVSQAGWLVWNQELGLPQESLLGKAHCSYAQDDLAAPPASGSWQHQGMVVCPCSMASLAAIAHGLGNNLIHRAADVTLKERRPLVLVARETPLNAIHLENMLAATRAGAVVMPASPGFYHRPRTLQELVDQLAGRILDALRIDHSLTPRWGEQHNVAPSSRAITVGLAGE; encoded by the coding sequence ATGTCCCAACCCGCGCGAAACCGCATCGTCCTGGCCGTCACCGGAGCCAGCGGCATGGCCTATGCCGAAACCCTGGCCGGGTATCTGCAAAATTTCTGCGAACTGCACCTGATCGTATCCCAGGCCGGATGGCTGGTCTGGAACCAGGAACTGGGCCTGCCCCAGGAGAGTCTGCTGGGCAAAGCGCATTGCAGCTACGCTCAGGACGACCTTGCCGCGCCTCCGGCCAGCGGCTCCTGGCAGCACCAGGGCATGGTGGTCTGTCCCTGTTCCATGGCCAGCCTGGCCGCCATAGCGCACGGATTGGGCAACAACCTGATCCATAGAGCCGCGGACGTCACCTTGAAGGAACGCCGCCCCCTGGTTCTCGTCGCCAGGGAAACCCCTTTAAATGCCATACACCTGGAAAACATGCTCGCCGCAACCCGCGCCGGAGCCGTGGTCATGCCGGCCAGTCCCGGCTTTTACCACCGCCCCCGCACCTTGCAGGAACTTGTAGACCAACTGGCCGGCCGAATCCTGGACGCCCTGCGGATCGATCACAGCCTGACTCCCAGATGGGGTGAACAGCACAACGTCGCCCCCTCTTCCCGCGCGATAACTGTTGGCTTGGCAGGGGAATGA
- a CDS encoding metal-dependent hydrolase, whose translation MEHRLIWHGHAAFQIVTPSLSVLIDPWFDGNPSSRTTHEALDKVDLVLITHDHGDHVGQAVEICKRTGAHLLGIVETVAKLKNLGLPADQVVNGIGMNIGGTVSFHTLQATMVQAQHSSETGLAVGYILTLEDGTCVYHAGDTGIFSSMELFGRMFNIDLALLPIGGVFTMDPRQAAMACALLQCGEVVPMHWGSFPVLEQNCDNFAEQLGIHAPKVRLNAMKPGQTLIMGKQSLDFVARLAGD comes from the coding sequence ATGGAACATCGATTGATCTGGCATGGACATGCCGCATTTCAGATTGTCACACCCAGCCTGAGCGTGCTGATCGACCCCTGGTTCGACGGCAACCCGTCCTCGCGAACCACGCACGAAGCCCTGGACAAGGTGGATTTGGTGCTGATCACCCACGATCACGGGGACCATGTCGGTCAGGCCGTTGAAATCTGCAAACGAACCGGAGCGCACCTGCTGGGCATCGTGGAAACCGTGGCCAAGCTCAAAAACCTCGGCCTGCCCGCGGATCAGGTGGTCAACGGCATCGGCATGAACATCGGCGGCACGGTGTCCTTCCATACTCTCCAGGCGACCATGGTTCAGGCCCAGCACTCCTCGGAAACCGGTCTGGCCGTGGGCTACATCCTGACCCTGGAAGACGGGACCTGCGTCTATCACGCAGGAGATACGGGCATTTTCTCGTCCATGGAACTCTTCGGGCGAATGTTCAACATCGACCTGGCCCTGTTGCCCATCGGCGGAGTGTTCACCATGGACCCCAGGCAGGCGGCCATGGCCTGCGCCCTGCTCCAGTGCGGGGAAGTCGTGCCCATGCACTGGGGTTCGTTCCCGGTTCTGGAGCAGAACTGCGACAACTTCGCCGAACAATTGGGCATCCACGCCCCGAAAGTGCGGCTCAACGCCATGAAGCCCGGCCAGACCCTGATCATGGGCAAGCAGAGCCTGGATTTCGTGGCCCGACTCGCCGGGGATTAG